Proteins co-encoded in one Ponticoccus alexandrii genomic window:
- a CDS encoding iron-containing alcohol dehydrogenase yields MSLTGNWSYPTAIKFGAGRIAELPGACAQAGMKRPLLVTDRGLADLPITDATLDILEAAGLGRALFADVDPNPNEINLAAGVAAYRNGEHDGVIAFGGGSGLDLGKMVAFMAGQTRAVWDFEDIGDWWTRADASVIAPIVAVPTTAGTGSEVGRASVITNSETHEKKIIFHPKVLPAVVICDPELTVGMPKAITAGTGLDAFAHCVEAFSSPHYHPMSQGIALEGMRLVKEYLPRAYADGTDIEARAQMMSAAMMGATAFQKGLGAIHAMSHPIGAHFNTHHGTTNAVCMPAVLALNAEAIRERFDMAAGYLGISGGFAGFQSFVQGLNDTLGIPRRLSEMGVTEAAIPALVEGALKDPSCGGNPVALTAENLEGLFRAAL; encoded by the coding sequence ATGAGCCTCACCGGAAACTGGTCCTACCCCACCGCCATCAAGTTCGGCGCAGGCCGCATCGCGGAACTGCCCGGCGCCTGCGCGCAGGCCGGCATGAAGCGCCCCCTGCTGGTCACCGACCGGGGGCTGGCCGACCTGCCGATCACCGATGCGACGCTGGACATCCTCGAAGCCGCCGGACTGGGCCGCGCGCTTTTCGCCGACGTCGATCCGAACCCGAACGAGATCAACCTTGCCGCCGGTGTCGCCGCCTACCGGAACGGAGAGCATGACGGGGTGATCGCCTTCGGCGGCGGCTCGGGGCTGGACCTCGGCAAGATGGTCGCCTTCATGGCGGGCCAGACGCGCGCTGTCTGGGACTTCGAGGACATCGGCGACTGGTGGACCCGCGCCGATGCCTCTGTCATCGCGCCCATCGTGGCGGTGCCGACCACCGCCGGAACCGGCTCCGAAGTGGGGCGCGCCAGCGTCATCACCAATTCCGAGACGCATGAGAAAAAGATCATCTTCCACCCCAAGGTCCTGCCCGCCGTGGTGATCTGCGACCCCGAACTGACCGTCGGCATGCCCAAGGCGATCACCGCGGGCACCGGGCTCGACGCCTTCGCGCATTGCGTCGAGGCCTTCAGCAGCCCGCATTACCACCCCATGAGCCAGGGCATCGCGCTGGAGGGGATGCGGCTGGTCAAGGAGTACCTGCCCCGCGCCTATGCCGACGGCACCGATATCGAGGCGCGCGCGCAGATGATGTCGGCGGCGATGATGGGCGCCACCGCCTTCCAGAAGGGGTTGGGCGCGATCCATGCCATGAGCCACCCCATCGGCGCGCATTTCAACACCCACCACGGCACCACCAACGCCGTCTGCATGCCCGCCGTGCTGGCCCTGAACGCCGAGGCGATTCGCGAGCGGTTCGACATGGCAGCAGGCTACCTTGGCATCTCGGGCGGCTTCGCGGGCTTCCAGAGCTTCGTGCAGGGGCTGAACGACACGCTGGGCATCCCCCGCCGCCTGTCGGAGATGGGCGTGACCGAAGCGGCCATCCCGGCGCTGGTTGAGGGCGCGCTGAAGGACCCGTCCTGCGGCGGCAACCCGGTGGCGCTGACCGCCGAGAACCTCGAAGGCCTGTTCCGCGCCGCGCTCTGA
- a CDS encoding TRAP transporter small permease subunit, which produces MPRLATGFVHYVDAMNRFIGRIAMYGIFVLIGVLLWSSVSKVAFLPSLWTLETAQFVMVAYYILGGPYSIQLGSNVRMDLFYGNWTIKQKAWMDAFTVFFLMFYLGVLLYGALGSLAYSMGYFGMQPLEYFAEFFGALFTGGFNAAGEKLGFLERSSTAWRPVMWPVKLILAFGVFLMLLQCLAELIRDIGRIRGEEI; this is translated from the coding sequence ATGCCTAGGCTTGCGACCGGCTTTGTCCACTACGTCGACGCCATGAATCGCTTTATCGGGCGCATCGCCATGTACGGCATCTTCGTGCTGATCGGCGTGCTGCTTTGGTCGAGCGTGTCCAAGGTCGCATTCCTGCCCTCGCTCTGGACGCTGGAGACCGCGCAGTTCGTCATGGTCGCCTATTACATCCTCGGCGGGCCTTACTCGATCCAGCTGGGGTCGAACGTGCGGATGGACCTGTTCTACGGCAACTGGACAATAAAGCAGAAGGCGTGGATGGACGCCTTCACCGTCTTCTTTCTGATGTTCTACCTCGGTGTGCTTCTTTACGGCGCGCTGGGATCGCTGGCCTACTCCATGGGCTACTTCGGGATGCAGCCGCTGGAGTATTTCGCCGAGTTCTTCGGCGCGCTCTTCACCGGGGGCTTTAACGCGGCGGGCGAGAAACTGGGCTTCCTCGAACGGTCCTCGACCGCGTGGCGCCCGGTGATGTGGCCGGTCAAGCTGATCCTCGCCTTCGGGGTCTTCCTGATGCTCCTGCAATGCCTTGCGGAACTGATCCGCGACATCGGCCGCATCCGCGGGGAAGAGATCTGA
- a CDS encoding TRAP transporter large permease, with protein sequence MSQELIAITMFSGMMLMLLTGQRVFGAIGFVGALAGLLLWGTGGVDVPFAAAMKLMKWYPLLTLPMFIFMGYVLSESKIADDLYKMFHVWMGPVRGGLAIGTIGLMVLISAMNGLSVAGMAIGATIALPELLRRGYDKIMVTGVIQAGSSLGILVPPSVVLVLYAMIARQPVGQLWLAGVVPGLMMATMFVIYIYVRCRMQPELGPPLPEEERNVSRAEKLRLLRAGILPLVIFAVMMVPFVRGWTSLVESSAIGAMAAFFAAILKGRMTRDVFETSVRQTLAISCMFMWIILAALGFGAIFDGLGAVGAIESLFTEKLGLSPWMILILMQLSFIVMGTFLDDTAMLVIVAPLYVPLVGALGFDLIWYGVLYTITTQIAYMTPPFGYNLFLMRAMAPPEIGLLDIYRSIIPFALVMVLALALIMVFPQIALWLPGLVYGN encoded by the coding sequence ATGAGCCAGGAACTGATCGCCATCACCATGTTCTCGGGCATGATGCTCATGCTCCTGACCGGGCAGCGGGTCTTCGGGGCCATCGGCTTTGTCGGTGCGCTGGCGGGGCTGCTGCTGTGGGGCACGGGAGGCGTCGACGTGCCCTTTGCCGCCGCGATGAAGCTGATGAAATGGTATCCGCTGCTGACGCTGCCGATGTTCATCTTCATGGGCTACGTGCTGTCGGAATCGAAGATCGCCGACGACCTCTACAAGATGTTCCACGTCTGGATGGGGCCGGTGCGCGGCGGCCTTGCCATCGGCACCATCGGGCTGATGGTGCTGATCTCGGCCATGAACGGCCTCAGCGTCGCGGGCATGGCCATCGGCGCCACCATCGCGCTGCCGGAACTGCTGCGGCGAGGCTACGACAAGATCATGGTGACGGGGGTGATCCAGGCGGGATCGAGCCTCGGCATCCTCGTGCCGCCCTCCGTCGTGCTGGTGCTCTATGCGATGATCGCGCGGCAGCCGGTGGGGCAGCTGTGGCTCGCGGGCGTGGTGCCGGGGCTGATGATGGCCACCATGTTCGTCATCTACATCTACGTGCGCTGCCGGATGCAGCCCGAACTTGGCCCGCCCCTGCCCGAGGAAGAGCGCAACGTCAGCCGCGCCGAGAAGCTGCGCCTCTTGCGGGCGGGTATCCTGCCGCTGGTGATCTTCGCGGTGATGATGGTGCCCTTCGTCAGGGGCTGGACCAGCCTCGTCGAATCCTCGGCCATCGGCGCCATGGCCGCCTTCTTCGCCGCCATCCTCAAGGGCCGCATGACCCGCGACGTCTTCGAGACCTCGGTCCGCCAGACCCTCGCCATCTCCTGCATGTTCATGTGGATCATCCTCGCCGCCCTCGGGTTCGGAGCCATCTTCGACGGCCTCGGCGCGGTCGGCGCCATCGAGTCGCTTTTCACCGAAAAGCTGGGCCTCAGCCCATGGATGATCCTGATCCTGATGCAGCTGTCGTTCATCGTCATGGGCACTTTCCTCGACGATACCGCGATGCTGGTGATCGTCGCGCCGCTTTATGTGCCGCTGGTGGGGGCGCTTGGCTTCGACCTGATCTGGTACGGGGTGCTCTACACGATCACGACGCAGATCGCCTACATGACGCCGCCCTTCGGCTACAACCTCTTCCTGATGCGCGCCATGGCCCCGCCGGAAATCGGCCTTCTGGACATCTACCGCTCGATCATTCCCTTCGCGCTGGTCATGGTGCTGGCACTGGCGCTGATCATGGTCTTCCCGCAGATCGCCCTGTGGCTGCCCGGACTGGTATACGGAAACTGA
- a CDS encoding intermembrane transport protein PqiB, translating to MSAPTPAEPHVTPVRKRRFSGLSFVWLVPVLALAVSLGIAYQSYAERGVLIEITFESASGVIAEKTELKYRDVTVGMVEDVAFSSNLSQVVVGVRVARNVAPYLDADAKFWVVRPEVTTQGISGLNTVLSGVYIEGRWNSEAGEALTKFEGLEREPLTDGTRPGTAILLRAKEGNSIVAGAPILYKGIKVGAVEAPELTRRGDGVVIRGFVEAPYNQILTRNSRFWDISGISVSVGAGGVSLDFTSVASLLQGGIAFDTLVAGGETARAGQSYTLYADAEEARVSLLEDPGSARLRVLATFDGSVAGLSEGALVRFRGAPVGEVSSVGMVAETEGNRRVVYMQATLSLRPGRLGLDSDTNAAESMDFLSDMVAQGLRAQLSTASILSSDLVVNLVEVPDAEPAVLASDGDSLPRLPTITAEMSDLNATAEGVFERINNLPVEELMAAIQGLVENANTLVASDDTRQIPAEVNATLAELRTLSPDLKKTLTELQTTVAEARGTLGEATLIVRDLREGGASEKLNQALTSAADAADAVESAALELPKITARVSGLVGRAETVIDAYGDGSRLITGALSTLRDISQAADAMRTLARTLQRNPNSLLLGR from the coding sequence TTGAGCGCACCCACGCCAGCAGAGCCCCATGTCACACCCGTCCGCAAGCGCCGGTTTTCGGGGCTGTCCTTCGTGTGGCTGGTGCCGGTCCTCGCGCTCGCCGTGTCGCTGGGCATCGCCTACCAAAGCTACGCCGAACGCGGGGTGCTGATCGAGATCACCTTTGAAAGCGCCTCCGGCGTGATCGCCGAGAAAACCGAGCTCAAGTACCGCGACGTCACCGTGGGCATGGTCGAGGACGTGGCCTTTTCCAGCAACCTCTCCCAGGTCGTGGTCGGCGTCCGGGTCGCCCGGAACGTGGCGCCCTACCTTGATGCGGACGCTAAATTCTGGGTCGTCCGGCCCGAAGTCACGACGCAGGGCATCAGCGGGCTGAACACCGTCCTGTCGGGCGTCTACATCGAAGGCCGCTGGAATTCCGAAGCCGGCGAAGCCCTGACGAAATTCGAGGGGCTGGAGCGCGAACCGCTGACCGACGGGACCCGGCCCGGCACGGCCATCCTTCTGCGGGCGAAGGAGGGCAACTCGATCGTCGCCGGTGCCCCGATCCTCTACAAGGGGATCAAGGTCGGCGCCGTCGAGGCCCCCGAACTGACCCGGCGCGGTGACGGCGTGGTGATCCGCGGCTTTGTCGAGGCGCCCTACAACCAGATCCTGACCCGCAATTCGCGCTTCTGGGATATCTCGGGCATCTCCGTCTCTGTCGGCGCGGGCGGCGTGTCGCTCGACTTCACCTCGGTCGCCTCGCTGCTTCAGGGCGGCATCGCCTTCGACACGCTGGTTGCGGGCGGAGAGACGGCGCGCGCGGGCCAGAGCTACACGCTTTACGCCGATGCCGAAGAGGCACGCGTCAGCCTGCTGGAGGACCCGGGCTCGGCGCGGCTGCGGGTGCTGGCCACCTTCGACGGCTCGGTGGCCGGGCTGAGCGAGGGCGCACTGGTGCGGTTCCGCGGCGCGCCGGTGGGCGAGGTCAGCTCGGTCGGCATGGTGGCCGAAACCGAGGGCAACCGCCGCGTGGTCTACATGCAGGCGACCCTGTCGCTGCGGCCAGGGCGGCTGGGACTGGACAGCGACACGAATGCCGCCGAAAGCATGGATTTCCTCAGTGACATGGTCGCGCAGGGCCTGCGGGCGCAGCTGTCGACCGCGAGCATCCTGTCCAGCGACCTTGTGGTGAACCTTGTCGAGGTGCCCGACGCAGAGCCCGCGGTGTTGGCCTCTGACGGCGACTCGCTGCCGCGCCTGCCGACCATCACCGCCGAGATGTCCGATCTGAACGCCACTGCCGAGGGCGTCTTCGAGCGCATCAATAACCTGCCGGTCGAGGAACTCATGGCGGCGATCCAGGGGCTGGTGGAAAACGCCAATACCCTTGTCGCCTCGGACGACACGCGGCAGATCCCGGCCGAGGTCAACGCCACGCTGGCCGAGCTGCGCACGCTCTCGCCCGACCTCAAAAAGACGCTGACCGAGTTGCAGACCACCGTCGCCGAAGCACGCGGAACTCTGGGCGAGGCCACGCTGATCGTGCGCGACCTGCGCGAGGGCGGCGCCAGCGAAAAGCTCAACCAGGCGCTGACCTCGGCGGCAGACGCCGCCGATGCCGTCGAAAGCGCGGCGCTGGAACTGCCCAAGATCACCGCCCGTGTGAGCGGCCTCGTCGGACGGGCCGAAACGGTGATCGACGCCTACGGAGACGGCTCGCGGCTGATCACCGGGGCGCTGTCGACGCTGCGGGATATCAGCCAGGCGGCGGATGCCATGCGCACCCTCGCCAGGACCCTGCAACGCAACCCCAACTCTCTGCTCCTGGGACGGTGA
- a CDS encoding N-formylglutamate amidohydrolase translates to MFEGDDDGRDEAVRVINEGGSGGVLLLCEHASAHIPTRYGGLGLRADWRDSHAAWDPGALALAQVLSSALNAPLVAGAVSRLVYDCNRPPSSPSAMPERSEVVEVPGNVGLTPEARAERVESVYAPFVAAVETQLGRAPGALVTVHSFTPLWHGTPRETEIGLLHHSDARLAEAMLARAPQGRVVHLNRPYGPEDGVTHSLQLHGKGLPNVMIEARNDLLTTPKDVQTMAMDLLAMLTPALAEVADA, encoded by the coding sequence ATGTTCGAAGGCGATGACGATGGCCGCGACGAAGCGGTGCGCGTGATCAACGAAGGCGGCAGCGGCGGCGTGCTGTTGCTGTGCGAACATGCCTCGGCGCATATCCCGACGCGCTACGGCGGCCTTGGGCTGCGCGCGGACTGGCGTGACAGCCATGCCGCATGGGACCCGGGCGCACTGGCGCTGGCACAGGTGCTGTCCTCTGCCCTGAACGCACCGCTGGTGGCGGGGGCCGTGTCGCGGCTGGTTTACGACTGCAACCGGCCGCCCTCTTCGCCCTCTGCCATGCCCGAACGCTCCGAGGTGGTCGAGGTGCCGGGCAATGTCGGGCTGACGCCCGAAGCCCGGGCAGAGCGGGTCGAATCGGTCTATGCCCCCTTCGTGGCCGCGGTCGAGACGCAGCTTGGCCGCGCGCCCGGGGCGCTGGTGACGGTGCACAGCTTCACCCCGCTTTGGCACGGCACCCCGCGCGAGACCGAGATCGGCCTCTTGCACCACAGCGACGCGCGGCTCGCCGAGGCCATGCTGGCGCGGGCGCCGCAGGGCCGCGTGGTGCATCTCAACCGCCCCTATGGCCCCGAGGACGGCGTGACCCATTCCCTGCAACTTCACGGCAAGGGCCTGCCCAACGTGATGATCGAGGCCCGCAACGACCTGCTGACCACCCCGAAGGACGTGCAGACCATGGCCATGGACCTGCTGGCCATGCTAACGCCCGCGCTTGCGGAGGTGGCCGATGCCTAG
- a CDS encoding paraquat-inducible protein A codes for MENAGTADLITARQAGLVACTRCGRVHRPSEEACTRCGAPLNPAGRKSMQAVWAWLVAGAVVYIPANLYPMLRTSTLLEQTESTIVGGAIDLMHHGSYGVAAIVFIASVLIPVGKFIAIGYLALDLTPSTLLNKHQRHRLYEVVEFIGRWSMIDVFVVAILSALVQLGSVAIINPGIAAVSFALSVAFTMLSAQALDPRLIWDEDEKEEHP; via the coding sequence ATGGAAAACGCTGGAACAGCGGACCTGATCACGGCGCGGCAGGCGGGCCTTGTCGCCTGCACGCGCTGTGGCCGGGTCCACCGTCCCTCGGAAGAGGCCTGCACGCGCTGCGGCGCGCCCCTGAACCCTGCCGGACGCAAGTCCATGCAGGCGGTCTGGGCGTGGCTGGTGGCGGGCGCGGTCGTCTACATCCCCGCCAACCTCTACCCGATGCTGCGCACCTCCACCCTGCTGGAACAGACCGAAAGCACCATCGTCGGCGGTGCAATCGACCTGATGCACCACGGCTCTTACGGGGTGGCAGCGATCGTCTTCATCGCCTCGGTCCTGATCCCCGTGGGCAAATTCATCGCCATCGGCTACCTGGCGCTTGACCTGACGCCCTCGACCCTGCTGAACAAGCACCAGCGGCACCGTCTGTACGAGGTGGTGGAATTCATCGGGCGCTGGTCGATGATCGACGTCTTCGTCGTGGCCATCCTGTCGGCCCTTGTCCAGCTTGGGTCCGTCGCTATCATTAACCCCGGTATCGCAGCGGTCAGCTTTGCCCTTTCGGTTGCCTTCACGATGCTGTCGGCCCAGGCTCTGGACCCGCGGCTGATCTGGGACGAAGACGAGAAAGAAGAGCACCCTTGA
- a CDS encoding TRAP transporter substrate-binding protein, producing MTTSRRKFLTTAAVGAAAAPLAAPALAQSTITWRMQTYAGAALAEHVVKPAIDTFNKIAGDRMQIELFYADQLVPTGELFRAMQRGTIDAVQSDDDSMASPTEVTVFGGYFPFASRYSLDVPVLFNQYGLNEIWEEEYAKVGVKHISAGSWDPCHFATKDPINSLADLQGKRVFTFPTAGRFLSQFGVVPVTLPWEDIEVAVQTGELDGIAWSGITEDYTVGWADVTNYFLTNNISGAWIGHFFANQGRWEELPEDLQLLLKTCMEQSHYYRQWWYWGGEASLRVNGDKMQLTTIPDAEWDQVEQAAQKFWDEIAAESETKAKVVEIFKQYNADMAKAGRPYRYT from the coding sequence ATGACCACATCCCGCAGAAAGTTCCTGACCACCGCCGCCGTCGGTGCGGCGGCTGCCCCCCTCGCCGCGCCCGCGCTGGCGCAATCCACCATCACATGGCGGATGCAGACCTATGCCGGCGCCGCGCTGGCCGAGCATGTCGTGAAGCCCGCCATCGACACCTTCAACAAGATCGCCGGCGACCGGATGCAGATCGAGCTGTTCTACGCCGACCAGCTTGTCCCCACCGGCGAGCTGTTCCGCGCCATGCAGCGCGGCACCATCGACGCGGTGCAGTCGGACGACGACTCCATGGCCTCGCCGACCGAGGTCACGGTCTTCGGCGGCTACTTCCCCTTCGCCTCGCGCTACTCGCTCGACGTGCCGGTGCTCTTCAACCAGTACGGCCTGAACGAGATATGGGAGGAAGAATACGCCAAGGTCGGTGTGAAGCACATCAGCGCCGGGTCGTGGGACCCCTGCCACTTCGCCACCAAGGACCCGATCAACAGCCTCGCCGACCTGCAGGGCAAGCGCGTCTTCACCTTCCCGACCGCGGGCCGCTTCCTCAGCCAGTTCGGCGTCGTGCCCGTCACCCTGCCGTGGGAGGACATCGAGGTCGCCGTCCAGACCGGCGAGCTTGACGGCATCGCGTGGTCGGGCATCACCGAGGATTACACCGTGGGTTGGGCCGACGTGACCAACTACTTCCTCACCAACAACATCTCGGGCGCGTGGATCGGGCACTTCTTCGCCAATCAGGGCCGCTGGGAAGAACTGCCCGAGGACCTGCAACTGCTGCTGAAGACCTGCATGGAGCAGTCGCACTACTACCGCCAATGGTGGTATTGGGGCGGCGAGGCCTCCCTGCGCGTGAACGGAGACAAGATGCAGCTGACCACCATCCCCGACGCCGAGTGGGATCAGGTCGAGCAGGCGGCCCAGAAGTTCTGGGACGAGATCGCCGCGGAATCCGAGACCAAGGCGAAGGTCGTGGAGATCTTCAAGCAGTACAACGCCGACATGGCCAAGGCCGGTCGCCCCTACCGCTACACCTGA
- a CDS encoding paraquat-inducible protein A, with the protein MSDHPQATLAEGPMLACPVCDTLHAEPEVPVGHVARCRRCGHVLAAPREGAFVRVLALAITSVILMVGAVFFPFIELDAAGLHNRASVLDAVLAFSTGLMVPLSFAVALLIVLIPTARLFAIIYTIGPLTAGRRPLTGAMQAFRLSERLRPWSMAEIFILGVAVALVKVAGLATVSLGPAFWAFAILVLVTVLQDNAMCRYTIWKTLEQRT; encoded by the coding sequence ATGAGTGACCACCCGCAGGCAACGCTTGCCGAGGGGCCTATGCTGGCCTGCCCGGTCTGCGACACACTGCACGCAGAGCCGGAGGTGCCCGTGGGCCATGTCGCCCGCTGCCGCCGTTGCGGCCATGTGCTGGCCGCCCCGCGCGAGGGGGCCTTTGTCCGCGTTCTGGCGCTGGCCATCACCTCCGTCATCCTGATGGTCGGGGCGGTTTTCTTTCCCTTCATCGAACTCGACGCCGCCGGGCTGCACAATCGCGCCTCTGTGCTGGATGCGGTGCTGGCCTTCTCGACCGGGCTGATGGTGCCCCTGTCCTTCGCGGTGGCGTTGCTGATCGTGCTGATCCCCACCGCGCGGCTCTTCGCGATCATCTACACCATCGGCCCCCTCACCGCCGGACGCCGCCCCCTGACCGGCGCCATGCAGGCCTTTCGCCTGTCGGAACGCCTGCGTCCGTGGTCCATGGCCGAAATCTTCATCCTCGGGGTGGCCGTCGCATTGGTGAAGGTCGCGGGCCTCGCCACCGTCAGCCTCGGCCCGGCCTTCTGGGCCTTCGCCATCCTCGTCCTTGTCACCGTCCTTCAGGACAACGCCATGTGCCGGTACACAATATGGAAAACGCTGGAACAGCGGACCTGA
- a CDS encoding aldehyde dehydrogenase family protein → MSKTLKNISPIDGSTYAERPVLTLDEAHAAAARGKAAQAAWAARPLQERIDLVMAGVEAVGAMNDEIVPELAHMMGRPVRFGGEFGGFNERASYMAGIAAEALAPIEVGEDETFTRYIKRVPLGLAFVVAPWNYPYMTAINTVAPALIAGNTVMLKHATQTLLVGERMARAFHSAGVPEEVFQNVFLDHDTTSALIAGNAFDFVNFTGSVGGGKAIERAAAGTFTGTGLELGGKDPGYVMEDADLDAAVDTLIDGAMFNSGQCCCGIERIYVHESLYDAFLEKALAVVRGYKLGNPLDPETTIGPMAHVRFAQEVRAQIAEAIEMGATAHIETMPEDDGAAYLTPQILTGVTHEMRVMRDESFGPVVGIMKVSGDEEAIALMNDSHFGLTASLWTADVARAQAVGDRIETGTVFLNRADYLDPGLCWTGCKQTGRGGGLSVIGLHNLTRPKSYHLKRVTRA, encoded by the coding sequence ATGAGCAAGACCCTGAAGAACATCTCTCCCATCGACGGCAGCACCTATGCGGAGCGGCCCGTCCTGACGCTGGACGAGGCCCACGCCGCCGCCGCGCGCGGCAAGGCGGCGCAGGCGGCATGGGCCGCGCGCCCGCTGCAAGAGCGGATCGACCTCGTGATGGCGGGCGTCGAAGCCGTCGGCGCGATGAACGACGAGATCGTGCCGGAACTGGCGCATATGATGGGCCGCCCGGTCCGCTTCGGCGGCGAATTCGGCGGCTTCAACGAGCGTGCCTCCTACATGGCGGGCATCGCCGCCGAGGCGCTGGCCCCCATCGAGGTCGGCGAGGACGAGACCTTCACCCGCTACATCAAGCGCGTGCCGCTCGGCCTCGCCTTCGTCGTGGCGCCGTGGAATTATCCCTATATGACGGCGATCAACACCGTCGCCCCCGCGCTGATCGCGGGCAATACGGTCATGCTGAAACACGCCACCCAGACCCTGCTGGTCGGCGAGCGTATGGCGCGGGCCTTCCATTCCGCGGGTGTGCCGGAAGAGGTCTTCCAGAACGTCTTCCTCGACCACGACACCACCTCGGCGCTGATCGCGGGCAATGCCTTCGACTTCGTGAACTTCACCGGCTCCGTCGGGGGCGGCAAGGCGATTGAGCGCGCGGCGGCGGGCACCTTCACCGGCACCGGGCTGGAGCTTGGCGGCAAGGACCCGGGCTACGTCATGGAGGACGCCGATCTGGATGCCGCCGTCGACACGCTGATCGACGGGGCGATGTTCAACTCGGGCCAGTGCTGCTGCGGGATCGAACGGATCTACGTCCACGAGTCGCTCTACGACGCCTTCCTCGAAAAGGCGCTGGCGGTGGTGCGCGGCTACAAGCTGGGCAACCCGCTGGACCCCGAGACCACCATCGGCCCCATGGCGCATGTGCGCTTCGCACAGGAGGTTCGCGCCCAGATCGCCGAGGCCATCGAGATGGGCGCCACCGCCCATATAGAGACCATGCCCGAGGACGACGGCGCCGCCTACCTGACGCCGCAGATCCTGACCGGCGTGACGCACGAGATGCGCGTCATGCGCGACGAGAGCTTTGGCCCGGTCGTGGGCATCATGAAGGTGAGCGGCGACGAAGAGGCCATCGCCCTGATGAACGACAGCCACTTCGGCCTGACCGCCTCGCTTTGGACGGCGGACGTGGCGCGCGCGCAGGCCGTGGGCGACCGGATCGAGACCGGGACGGTCTTTCTCAACCGCGCCGACTACCTCGACCCGGGCCTCTGCTGGACCGGCTGCAAGCAGACCGGGCGCGGCGGTGGCCTCTCGGTCATCGGCCTCCACAACCTGACCCGGCCCAAGTCCTACCACCTCAAGCGCGTGACCCGCGCCTGA
- a CDS encoding glutamine synthetase family protein, translating into MPGPLTFDDLKEQVATGAIDTVLVCTVDMQGRLMGKRFHAAHFVNSAWEETHCCNYLMATDLVMSTPEGYASTSWEKGYGDYVMKPDLSTIRPMPWLPATVMVLCDLLDHHTHEEVPHSPRAMLKKQVKRAEAMGFTPMMATELEFFLFERSFDEIRKGGFRDLATLVGYNQDYNIMMTSREEHVMRPLRNHLYAAGLPIENSKGEAETGQEELNIKYAPALDTAEYHTIAKHSVKEIAQQQGHAASFLAKWHHNKVGSSSHVHMSLWKGSDPAFFDKDDALGMSDLMKSYTAGLLKYAPDCMIFLAPYINSYKRFVAGTFAPTRIIWSVDNRTAGFRLCGDGTKGVRIECRVGGSDLNPYTAMAALLAAGLKGIEDGLDLQPAFTGDAYAGDAPELPTTLPAARTALLGSEMLREAFGEDVVIHYARAAEVEIEDYNRVVTDYEIARGFEMA; encoded by the coding sequence ATGCCCGGCCCCCTGACCTTCGACGACCTCAAAGAACAGGTCGCAACCGGCGCCATCGACACGGTGCTGGTCTGCACCGTGGACATGCAGGGCCGCCTGATGGGCAAACGCTTCCACGCGGCGCATTTCGTCAACAGCGCGTGGGAGGAAACCCACTGCTGCAACTACCTGATGGCCACGGACCTCGTGATGTCCACGCCCGAGGGCTATGCCTCGACCTCTTGGGAAAAGGGCTACGGCGACTACGTGATGAAGCCGGACCTCTCGACCATCCGCCCGATGCCATGGCTGCCCGCGACGGTGATGGTGCTCTGTGACCTCTTGGACCACCACACCCACGAAGAGGTGCCGCATTCCCCCCGCGCCATGCTGAAGAAGCAGGTGAAGCGGGCCGAGGCCATGGGCTTCACCCCGATGATGGCGACCGAGCTGGAATTCTTCCTCTTCGAGCGCAGCTTCGACGAGATCCGCAAGGGCGGGTTCCGCGACCTTGCCACGCTGGTCGGCTACAATCAGGACTACAACATCATGATGACCAGCCGGGAGGAGCATGTGATGCGCCCCCTGCGCAATCACCTCTACGCCGCCGGCCTGCCGATCGAGAACTCCAAGGGCGAGGCCGAGACCGGGCAGGAAGAGCTGAACATCAAGTACGCCCCCGCGCTCGACACCGCCGAGTATCACACCATCGCCAAGCACTCGGTGAAGGAGATCGCCCAGCAGCAGGGCCACGCCGCGAGCTTCCTCGCGAAATGGCACCACAACAAGGTGGGTTCTTCCAGCCACGTCCACATGTCGCTGTGGAAGGGGTCGGACCCGGCCTTCTTCGACAAGGATGACGCGCTTGGCATGTCGGACCTGATGAAGTCGTACACCGCGGGCCTGCTGAAATACGCACCCGACTGCATGATCTTCCTCGCCCCCTACATCAACAGCTACAAGCGCTTCGTGGCGGGCACCTTTGCGCCCACGCGGATCATCTGGTCGGTGGACAACCGCACCGCGGGCTTCCGCCTCTGCGGCGACGGCACCAAGGGCGTGCGCATCGAATGCCGCGTCGGCGGGTCGGACCTGAACCCCTACACCGCCATGGCCGCCCTGCTGGCGGCGGGGCTGAAGGGCATCGAGGACGGGCTGGACCTGCAACCGGCCTTCACCGGCGACGCCTATGCGGGCGACGCGCCGGAACTGCCGACCACCTTGCCCGCCGCGCGGACCGCCCTGCTGGGGTCGGAGATGCTGCGCGAGGCCTTCGGAGAGGACGTGGTGATCCACTACGCCCGCGCCGCAGAGGTGGAGATCGAGGACTACAACCGCGTCGTGACCGACTACGAGATCGCGCGCGGCTTCGAGATGGCCTGA